TAATTGCTGTATCTTGAGGAATTGTGATATCTTCACTAACTGCTTGGGTTTGAGATTGCCCAGTAGGCTGAGGAGGAACAGGTTGAGCGCTAGCTGGCAATGTGATGAAACCTAACAAATAAATAGAATAGGTAAGGTTGAATAACATTTGCATTTTCATGGTGCGAAGAACTAGCCTCAAATGCTTATTAAATTAAGGATACAGCAACTTATAGTCAAAAAAGATAGGTCTAGATTTATCAATAAGACTTATCATTCTGGACAAAAAGCCTAAATTTCCTGGTTTTTTGGTAGAAGAGTTGCCTTAAATTTGAGTTAGCATAACCTTGGGTGTTTGGAGAAAGGCGATGAGCAAAAAAAAGTTGAGTCAAGTTGGGAACCAACAAGGCAGTTCAGCTGTCGAAATATTTAAGAGTAAAACGATTCGGCTGACAACGCCAGTTTTGGCTATAGCCGGATGGTTGGCAATGATGACTTCAAGTATGGCTGTAACGAACTCTTACGCCAACGATTACCGTGTCTGTACAGCTCGACTGTTGAATTTGGGCATCACAAAACAAGCGGTATCACAAGGATGTGCAAAAGCTCTCCGTCCGAGAGACTTGTCTTCTTGCGTGGTGAAAATTAATCAGCAAACTCAAATTAGTGCCGTCGATGCTCTCTCTTCCTGTGGGCAAGCCCGGAGACCTCAAGATTTATCTACTTGTGTAGCTGGTATTGCCAGCAATGCTCCAGAAGCTGTTCACACCACAGTTTTAAATTATTGTGGCCGTAGTTTGTTGCCTGAGCGTTTCGCTCAGTGTGTTGTGGGTTTAAGTAGTGATACTAGTATTCCACCTACCCAGGCAATGGATACTTGTATCGATGCCAGTGATTCTGTTAGTGGCTTTTCACCTGCATCTGCACCACAAGATCGAGTTTTCACACAATTTAGTCCCTCTTTTGAGGTGACTCCAATGCCAGGGAATGTCAGAAGTCAATAAAATAGCACGTATTTAAATTAATTAATTTTCTCTAGGCTGGGCTTACAGCCCGCCTATTCTTTTGTGTGCAAAAAAAGGCTGATATAACAAAAGTCAGCAGGGGCATATTGCAATATGCCCGGACAAAAGTCAAAAGGTTTTGATTCTGAGCTTTTTCACTGTTCTGTAGGGGATTTCCCTGAATTAAGTTTTCCAACTGACACATCCAACACAACTTTTTTCTCTTTGTTTTCCTTGTTTTCCTTGTTTTCCTTGTCCCGCTATCTTAGGTAATGGGCTATTTTTTTTATTTATCAGTCTCTAAACCCTTTCACGTTCGCGTCTTTGCAGGTTCACAGAACCGGCTTTTTGTGGGGTATGGTCGTTCTATTGACATTTTGCTGTATTAGTACAAGGTGTTAATGGTATAACACCTGAACTATCAGTCTTCTTTTCTACCAAACACCATCTGCAAAATCATGGGAATACCACCGCTTTGGTGATATCTATCTGCCCATTCGCGAACGATTTCATCTAGTTCTGCCATTGCTTGCTCCCATTTTTCTGCGGGAATGTCAAGCTCTTCTAAGGCTCGCATGGTATTTGGTCGCCGTTCTGCCCAATCTTTCATCATCCGGAAATACCGGGCGGTATCTTCTACCATGATGTAAGTCCGCTCTTGATCGTCTGCGGGCGCATAAAAAGGACGGGTAAGGGCGTAAAAGGGCATTCCCCAAGGTGAATCAATGCGGGTTACTGTACCGGAGTAGAGTAGCCGACGCTTGATATGCTCTGCTAAAGCTTCGCTTAAGGGCATTTGATGCTCAGGTGGCAAGACTTCTTGCGATCGCTTGTGCAGAAATTCAATCAGATCCAAAAACTCAAAAGAAGTGGTCAATTGAGCATCAGGCAGATTACTGGGTAGTTTCTGCTCGATTTGTCTTTTTTCTTCACTGGTCAAACTTGTACCAGGTACACGAGATCGTCCTGGTTGCCAAGGAAATTTTTCCATCCAGACATAAGGTAACTGAATTAGATAGCGGGGTTCTTGAGAACCTAGCATCTTCAACAATTTGCCTTCTGTCAGCGCCTGTCTGACTTCCTCAACAATAATTTTTACCCGTTTTGGCTCTAGGTGATGCAAGTGACCGGTCATCCGCAGATTTTGTCCTTGCTCTAGATAGGTCATGTATATCGCACACTTAGCTGCCGTTGCGGCTGCATCTAAGAATGCTCCATGCCTATGCCCACTCGTCCGCATGGCACTAAAAGCCAGATAAAGCATGATCTGATCCATTGCACTGGGGCTAAGACGCTTGATCAGATCTATGTCGTTACTCATATTACAGACAGTTGAATAGCACGTTTACAGATTTATTACTCACACAGAAGTAAGTAGTATACACCCAATTGAAGCCAATGTCTTTAATCCAACCTGATTATCTTTTAACTCCGAGGTGATCGGGAGTCAAACATGATCATTACTCTTGAGCGGGGGGGTCTGACTGCAACAACTGTCTGGTGGCGTTAACAAGAAGTATATCTTTCTAAAAGAATTACTTTTTATTAGGCTTTGAAGAACTGTTGGTTGTGTACAGATTTCCGGCAATGGTTGGGAGTTATTTAGGAGTAGGTAACCTACTGAAATCAGGAACATTGGCGGGTTTAGCCAGAATTTGTAAACCAATATATTGCTTACAACTTCCGGGAATTTTTTGGCAGTATAGGCAGTTGACTGGAGGGACAATTATCTACCTGAAATAAGGCGGATAATTTCAAGTTCAAAATACCTTTTATTTTCTTACAATATGATATTCTATTTTTGCTCGTTTTTTTATTAATTTTCTATAAAGTAAACTGTTGGCAATAATTCCATGATTACCATGTAAATTCTTAATATGCAACTATTTATTAAGATTCTCTGATGTTGCACCAAAGACTATAAGTTCAAGTTTAATTAGTTCTTTGGTCTTGACAGGATGGCAAAGAAACTTTTGATGCATATGAAACTGCTTTACTCTTAAGTTTTATCGTTTATGGGTATACTGTCAAGTGGTATGATCACTCAATAATTCAGGTGAAGCAAGACATAGCTAAAAGTTAAAGTTCAAAGACTATAGCAATCCGATTTAATTGTGTGAATGTACAGGCGTGGTCAAGTCGCTCTGCTCCTTGGCAAAATTCCCCAATGGTGATTTAATTTTCCGAGCGAGAAGGTTTAACCTGAGTTCGCATTTTCTCAAAGCTGTAAGCCGCTACCCCAAAACTTACGAACACTACTCCCATAACTTGCGCCACTTCCAAGGTTTCCTGAAGTATCAAACCAGCAAAAACTACGGTTAAGATGGGGACTCCTGCGCCGATAATCGCCGAGGGTAACGCACCTAATTTGCGAATCCCAACGTTGTTCAGCACATAGCCTACTAGGGTGAGAACACCCAAAATAAAAGCACTCAAAATCAGTTCGAGCCAATTCGACTGCTGAACAGCAAAACTCAAATTGCTTGGTAAGGGAAGCATCAAACAGATAAAACTCAACACCAGCATGGTGGTAAAGTTAATTACCGTAAAAGAGACGGGATGCAGTTTAGTAGCACATACCCGCGTCAAAATCACGTAGCAAGCAAAAGCTACGCCAGCGAAGATGGCTGTGCTGCTTCCCAGGGAGAAATTAGCCAAACCAAGGCTTGCAGAACCGCCTAAAACCAGTAATTCGCCGCAGAAAATAGCACCCATAGCAGCAGAGCGGAATCCATTAGGGCGATCGCGAAACAGTAACCACGAGAGAAGTCCGCTCATCATGGGGTAGACAAAGAACAAAGCGATCGCCATTCCAGTTGCTACCTGACCAATAGCAACATAGATCAGCACCTGAGATAAAAACAAAAAGCAACCACTGGCGATAGACAACTGTAAAATTCTTTGTTTCTTGACACTACTATTGGGAGTAGAACTACCACCTAATGATTTCAAAATATTTTGCATATCTTGCCATACTTGTGGATGCATCATGGGAGCCAAGAGTAACATTAGTGGCACAACCACGAGCAACCGAAGCATTAAAATTAACAGGATATTACCCAGTGTGGGCGAAATAATTCCCTCTATCTCTAAAACTCCAAAATTGTCGTAAGCTTTAAAAAACATCCCCTTGATGACTATGTTATACAGCGATGATACAACCGTTGACAACACAACCAGCAAGAAACCTATCTGGATGGGCGAAAAGGTTCGGGAGCTAGGTGAATGTGATGATGCAAGTTTTGCTTTTTCCTTGGTTGCTGGTTGAGAAGTTAGGGGTTTAGTCTTGCGTTCCAAGGATTCCCTGTTGATAACAGAAATGGGTTCGGGAGCATTTCCCGACTTTGGTGGGGATTTGGTTTCACCTTCAGAAAATTCCCTGTTGATAACAGAAATGGGTTCGGGAGCATTTCCCGACTTTGGTGGGGATTTGGTTTCACCTTCAGAAAATTCACTGCTGATAACCGAAATGGGTTCGGGAGCATTTCCCGACTTTGGTGGGGATTTGGTTTCACCTTCAGAAAATTCACTGCTGATAACCGAAATTGGTTCCTTAGCATTTCCCGATGCTGGTGGGGATTTGGTTTCACCTCCAGAAAATTCACTGCTGATAACCGAAATTGGTTCGGGAGCATTTCCCGGTGCTGGTGGGGATTTGGTTTCAGCTTCAGAAAATTCACTGCTGATAACCGAAATTGGTTCGGGAGCATTTCCCGGTGCTGGTGGGGATTTGGTTTCACCTTCAGAAAATTCCCTGTTGATAACAGAAATTGGTTCGGGAGCATTTCCTTGATCGGATGAGAATTTAGTTTCGCGTTCAAAAGATTCCCTGCTGGGTAATGAACTGGGTTGACTTACTTTTCCTGGCTCTAGTGGGGATTTCGTCTCGCTTTCAAAGCCACTACCGATGACTGAAATTGGTTCAGTGGCTATTGACCGTATTTTCTCGGAGGATAACCCTCCTGTAAAAGGAGCAGTATTGTTGCTTTCAGATACGTCTCCAGTAGTTTCTCCAGTAGTTGTAGAACTTGGCTCGGTGGTGCTGGTCTTGATGACTCCTGATTGTAAATGTGTCTGAGAGGAACGGGGCGGTTGTTGCTCCGTAGGTGGCAAAATAGTAGATGGTGGTGCTGTGACTATTGCTGGTGAAATTTCTTTTGTTGTTTTTTCTAGTTCACCGCGTAGATGATTAATAAATTCCTCTACAATTGCTTCCCCCTGCTGCTGTTGGCTCTGCATCCGAGACAACTGTTGGGAAAGATTATTTTGATAATTCTTCAGTTCCTGTTGTAAAGAGTTAAAGGTAATGGTCAGAGTATCATCCAAACTACCAAGCATTTGTTCAGCATTGTGATTTTTATCCCCTGCTGACTTCATAGCAGAGCGTTCCTGGGAATTACCTTCTGCTGATTTGCTGGCTAAACTTGCTAGTGATGATTGCAGTTGGGAAGATATATGCTTGGCTAAGGCTTCTGACAGCTGACGAATCAACACTTGCTGTTCAGTGATTTGTCGTACCTGTTGTAAGTGTTCCTTTTCCTCTAGCAACTGTTGGATTTCGTCAGATAAACGAGTTTTATCCGCCTGAAGCCGTTTTATTTCTTCTTGTAAGGATCTCAGCACATTTTGCTGGAGACTTTCTAAATCCTCCACTACAGCCCATAAAGCTGTCTCTGCTGCTCTGGATAGATCGCCTCTGACTCGCGGGTTGTCTGGTCGCTTCTCAAATCGCCCCATTAGCTTTTAACCTCTAACACCTGGAAGATAAAGCTGCTTTGTGTAAACTTGCTTGGCACTCATACAGATTTCCTGTATTTTGTCAGATAAGCGGAAAACTTTGGCAGGAATTGCGTACATAAATGTAATTTTGTCATGCTGAGTACAAGGTTGGCAAAGTATCTAATTTATTTGCATAACAGCCCTACTATACTGTCTGATCTTCAGCATCACAGAACTGTCTGCCTTGAGACGTATTTAAATTAACGGTTCTCTGGTGAGAGTGGATGAGGAAAAAAACATCATACCTAATATCAATACTGTTTTTTTAATAGCAGCAGTATTTATCAAAAGCTTATAAATACGTTTATTGCCACAACAGGATTATCAAAGTTATGGGCTTGTATGTCAATTTTTGGAGAATGTAGCTTGTGTGACAGTTTACATTCTTAATAGGTATTAAACTAATGTTCCGCAGAAATTTCAAGTATGACTATCCCCTGTCAACTATTTTAATGAATTAACTGCTATTCTGCAAAAACAGACTCTGGTTTTGGTCGAGTAGTAGTCTGATTTTCAGAGAACAGCTATAGAAATATGAATTTATTAGGATACATAAAGAATAAATTTTAGAGGAATAAAATTCTGGCTGTGCTAAAGATGGTAGCGCTGAGGATTGCACTCACGGGAAGTGTAATCAGCCATGCAAGCCCAATACCTTGTAGAGTTTGAAATTTAATTGATTTGAAATTTTGCACCAGTCCAACACCGACGACACCACCAACAAGAGCATGGGAGGTGGAGACAGGTAAACCTAACCGGGAGGCTAGGAGGATGGTGGTGGCGGTTGCAAGTTCGGCACAGAATCCACTACTAGGTTGTAAAGAAATGATGTTTTCGCCAATGGTGGCGATCACTTTTTTACCCCAGACGGCTAAACCAGCGACAATACCAGCACCACCAAGGATTAAAATCCAGATGGGGATAGTAATGCCATTGATCGGTACGCTACCAGTGTAATTAGTATAGACGATCGCAGCTAAAGGAGCGATCGCATTACCAACGTCGTTAGAACCATGAGCAAAGGCGACAAAGCAAGCACTGAGAACTTGAAACCGACCGAATAGGCGTTCAATGGGAGTGGGGAGTGGGGAGTGGGGAGTGGGGAGTATTTGCTCTTTGTCTGCTGTATTCTCTACTTGTTCTAACTGTCGCCAACTAATGACTGTGAGTGCAATGGCTGCAACTGCACCTGTGAACAGGGGAATGTCATAATTAGGTAAGTTTAAACCAATGCGGTGATTCAAGTAATTGGTGAGGGGTTGCGTTAAGGAAGGTAGGACAATTACACCAAATATTCCTAGCAGAATTACACTCAGCCAAGGAATCCATTGTTGTAGTTGTGCGACTTGATTTGGTTGATCTAAAATCCAGTGCTTGATTTGACTGTAGAATAAAGCGGCGATCGCACTACTAATAATCGGCGTACAAATCCAGCCAATGGTGACTAAGCCAATGGATGACCAATTAATTGCATCTACTCCCACCGCTACCCAACTAAATCCAGCGATCGCACCGACAACTGCATGAGATGATGCTACAGGTAAACCGCGCGAGGTGGCGATTTGCAACCATAACCCACAGGTAATTAACACTGCTACCATACCAGTTACGTAAATTTCTGGTGTAGCAGCGAATAAAATCGGATTGGCGATTTTCGTAGCTAAGGTTTGGGATACTTCCTCCCCAAATAATACCGCACCCGTAAACTCTAAAATCCCAGCAATAATTATCGCCTGTTTCAGGGTGATAGCTTTGGAACCTACAGAGGTTCCCATTGAGTTAGCGACATCGTTAGCGCCGAGATTCCAGGCGACGTAAAAGGCTAGTAGGGCGACTAAAATTAATGTTATGGACATTGAGCGGGGGGGTAGATGGAAAGAAAATAGCGGTTCTCAGATAAATCAAAAGCAAGGGCTTATCGTAAAATATCGAGAAGCGCTATAAATATTTTCTACTGTTATCTTGTTTGCCCGGATTACGGATAAATTAAAATTTTATATGTTGTGGGATTTGGTGCGATCGCTTGGGCTACAGCTGCTGATAAGTTTTCTAATGGATAGCGATCGCTAATCAAGGCTTGAACATCGATACTGCGATTAAACACAATCTCCGCCGAGAGACCCTGAAGCCGATAGGATGAACTGTAACTACCCATCAAATCAA
The window above is part of the Nodularia spumigena CCY9414 genome. Proteins encoded here:
- a CDS encoding inorganic phosphate transporter; this translates as MSITLILVALLAFYVAWNLGANDVANSMGTSVGSKAITLKQAIIIAGILEFTGAVLFGEEVSQTLATKIANPILFAATPEIYVTGMVAVLITCGLWLQIATSRGLPVASSHAVVGAIAGFSWVAVGVDAINWSSIGLVTIGWICTPIISSAIAALFYSQIKHWILDQPNQVAQLQQWIPWLSVILLGIFGVIVLPSLTQPLTNYLNHRIGLNLPNYDIPLFTGAVAAIALTVISWRQLEQVENTADKEQILPTPHSPLPTPIERLFGRFQVLSACFVAFAHGSNDVGNAIAPLAAIVYTNYTGSVPINGITIPIWILILGGAGIVAGLAVWGKKVIATIGENIISLQPSSGFCAELATATTILLASRLGLPVSTSHALVGGVVGVGLVQNFKSIKFQTLQGIGLAWLITLPVSAILSATIFSTARILFL
- a CDS encoding EamA family transporter, whose amino-acid sequence is MGRFEKRPDNPRVRGDLSRAAETALWAVVEDLESLQQNVLRSLQEEIKRLQADKTRLSDEIQQLLEEKEHLQQVRQITEQQVLIRQLSEALAKHISSQLQSSLASLASKSAEGNSQERSAMKSAGDKNHNAEQMLGSLDDTLTITFNSLQQELKNYQNNLSQQLSRMQSQQQQGEAIVEEFINHLRGELEKTTKEISPAIVTAPPSTILPPTEQQPPRSSQTHLQSGVIKTSTTEPSSTTTGETTGDVSESNNTAPFTGGLSSEKIRSIATEPISVIGSGFESETKSPLEPGKVSQPSSLPSRESFERETKFSSDQGNAPEPISVINREFSEGETKSPPAPGNAPEPISVISSEFSEAETKSPPAPGNAPEPISVISSEFSGGETKSPPASGNAKEPISVISSEFSEGETKSPPKSGNAPEPISVISSEFSEGETKSPPKSGNAPEPISVINREFSEGETKSPPKSGNAPEPISVINRESLERKTKPLTSQPATKEKAKLASSHSPSSRTFSPIQIGFLLVVLSTVVSSLYNIVIKGMFFKAYDNFGVLEIEGIISPTLGNILLILMLRLLVVVPLMLLLAPMMHPQVWQDMQNILKSLGGSSTPNSSVKKQRILQLSIASGCFLFLSQVLIYVAIGQVATGMAIALFFVYPMMSGLLSWLLFRDRPNGFRSAAMGAIFCGELLVLGGSASLGLANFSLGSSTAIFAGVAFACYVILTRVCATKLHPVSFTVINFTTMLVLSFICLMLPLPSNLSFAVQQSNWLELILSAFILGVLTLVGYVLNNVGIRKLGALPSAIIGAGVPILTVVFAGLILQETLEVAQVMGVVFVSFGVAAYSFEKMRTQVKPSRSEN
- the hetR gene encoding heterocyst differentiation master regulator HetR gives rise to the protein MSNDIDLIKRLSPSAMDQIMLYLAFSAMRTSGHRHGAFLDAAATAAKCAIYMTYLEQGQNLRMTGHLHHLEPKRVKIIVEEVRQALTEGKLLKMLGSQEPRYLIQLPYVWMEKFPWQPGRSRVPGTSLTSEEKRQIEQKLPSNLPDAQLTTSFEFLDLIEFLHKRSQEVLPPEHQMPLSEALAEHIKRRLLYSGTVTRIDSPWGMPFYALTRPFYAPADDQERTYIMVEDTARYFRMMKDWAERRPNTMRALEELDIPAEKWEQAMAELDEIVREWADRYHQSGGIPMILQMVFGRKED